A DNA window from Desulfatiglans sp. contains the following coding sequences:
- a CDS encoding formate C-acetyltransferase/glycerol dehydratase family glycyl radical enzyme, which translates to METANKENNPKSTAPLAIEPYDKEWGVGVSAITKDPSPFPRINNILRWLKERDTTADAQRAVIYTEGYFKKYNDLPQILKCAMSYRDVLENVTINIWPDELIVGEIAAPAKSAPVYPEFSIDWLCDEMINSPLDQRRNDRYVIDEKTKKALLGIQKYWKGNTLEEHILSTLTEEERKGSHLEKGVNFFGLFASAGVGHVCANYEKLFSLGFGGIRTQIIEKRAELDTANPSDITKKEFYDAALISLEGAVTYIKRYAKLAYEMAQKEGDERRKAELIRISANCAQVAEGVPRDFWEAIQLWHIATNMIIIETNGHSVTYGRFDQLFYPFYKNDIAKGTFKREFVQELIEMSFLKMHELCKIRDKMAIVFSSGTIMGGTALDVGGVDRDGNDATNDLSYMVLDAHAHTRIPNPWMGVRLNENSPREFKIKTFNVIRIGTGEPKVFNDSEMIKALLNYDKPIEEARDYVGIGCVEPCVPGKTYGWHDSSSFNIAKVMQLAINHGRCIDCSVKCMRHSKCAGIGGRLGIDTGGLDTFKSFDDVMDSFDKQMKYWCNLMISQVNKVDMAHQRLKPLPYLSLLIDDCIGKGMDVSVGGAKYNHSGPQGVGIGTVADGLTAIKQLVFDEKKIDGASYLKALKADWEGYEPLYALVNSEKMHCYGNDDDYADDIAKFVAATYCKHVEHRPTAHGGEFMPGVFSVSQNVMAGFFTAATPDGRKAYEPLSDCIGPAHTKVSSHDRNGPTAIAKSVAKLDHSRIGNGIILNWKFSPGAVSGETGRDNLIALMDVYFDCKGMQSQFNIIGRDVMICAQKQPEQYKDLLVRIAGYSAYFVELSEELQGDLISRTELSFD; encoded by the coding sequence ATGGAAACCGCAAATAAGGAAAATAACCCAAAATCAACAGCCCCCCTTGCAATAGAGCCCTATGATAAGGAGTGGGGGGTTGGGGTTTCAGCCATTACAAAAGACCCGTCGCCATTTCCCAGGATAAACAATATCTTAAGATGGCTTAAGGAAAGGGATACCACTGCCGATGCACAGCGGGCCGTAATATATACAGAGGGATACTTCAAAAAATACAATGACTTACCACAGATATTAAAGTGCGCCATGTCATACAGGGATGTGCTTGAAAATGTTACAATAAATATCTGGCCTGACGAGCTTATTGTGGGCGAGATAGCTGCCCCCGCAAAGAGTGCGCCAGTGTACCCTGAATTTTCCATTGACTGGCTCTGTGATGAGATGATCAACTCACCCCTTGATCAACGCAGAAATGACCGTTATGTGATTGATGAAAAGACCAAAAAGGCCCTTTTAGGCATACAAAAATACTGGAAAGGCAACACCCTTGAAGAGCATATATTAAGCACCCTGACCGAAGAGGAGCGAAAAGGATCACACCTTGAAAAGGGTGTTAACTTTTTCGGGCTCTTTGCCTCAGCAGGAGTAGGTCATGTGTGCGCCAATTATGAAAAACTCTTCTCGCTTGGTTTTGGGGGTATCAGAACTCAAATCATTGAAAAAAGGGCGGAATTAGATACTGCAAACCCCTCAGATATCACTAAAAAAGAGTTCTATGATGCAGCCCTTATCTCCCTTGAAGGGGCTGTTACCTATATAAAGCGCTATGCAAAGCTGGCTTATGAGATGGCGCAAAAAGAGGGTGATGAACGCAGAAAGGCAGAGCTGATCCGTATTTCCGCTAACTGTGCCCAGGTGGCTGAAGGTGTTCCAAGGGACTTCTGGGAGGCAATACAGCTATGGCACATTGCCACCAACATGATAATCATTGAAACAAACGGTCACTCTGTAACATACGGCCGTTTTGACCAGCTTTTTTACCCCTTTTATAAAAATGATATAGCTAAAGGCACCTTTAAGCGTGAGTTTGTCCAGGAGCTGATAGAGATGTCCTTTTTAAAAATGCATGAGCTGTGCAAGATCCGCGACAAGATGGCAATCGTATTTTCCAGTGGCACCATAATGGGGGGCACTGCACTGGATGTGGGCGGCGTGGACAGGGATGGCAATGACGCAACAAATGACCTGAGCTACATGGTGCTGGATGCGCATGCTCACACAAGGATACCAAACCCCTGGATGGGTGTAAGGCTTAATGAAAATTCCCCAAGGGAATTCAAGATAAAGACCTTTAATGTCATCAGGATCGGCACAGGTGAACCAAAGGTATTTAATGACTCTGAGATGATCAAGGCCCTTCTCAACTATGACAAACCTATAGAAGAGGCGAGGGATTATGTTGGCATAGGCTGTGTCGAGCCCTGTGTACCTGGTAAGACATACGGCTGGCATGATTCCAGCTCATTTAATATAGCAAAGGTAATGCAGCTTGCCATTAACCACGGCCGCTGCATAGATTGCAGCGTAAAATGCATGAGACACAGTAAATGTGCGGGGATCGGCGGAAGGCTCGGCATTGATACAGGTGGTCTTGATACATTTAAATCATTTGATGATGTGATGGATTCATTTGATAAACAGATGAAGTACTGGTGCAACCTCATGATAAGCCAGGTAAACAAGGTGGATATGGCCCATCAGAGGTTAAAACCCCTCCCCTACCTTTCACTTTTAATAGATGACTGTATCGGGAAAGGGATGGATGTATCAGTTGGCGGGGCAAAATATAACCACAGCGGACCCCAGGGGGTTGGCATAGGGACTGTTGCTGATGGCCTCACAGCAATAAAGCAACTGGTGTTTGATGAAAAAAAGATAGATGGCGCCTCCTATCTTAAGGCATTAAAGGCAGACTGGGAAGGGTATGAGCCTTTATATGCCCTTGTAAACAGCGAAAAGATGCACTGTTACGGCAATGATGACGATTATGCCGACGATATAGCAAAATTTGTTGCAGCCACATACTGCAAGCATGTTGAACACCGGCCAACCGCCCATGGAGGCGAATTTATGCCCGGTGTCTTTTCAGTTTCACAGAATGTAATGGCAGGTTTCTTTACAGCCGCCACACCTGATGGCAGAAAGGCATATGAACCTCTCTCAGACTGCATAGGCCCTGCGCATACAAAGGTATCATCACACGATAGAAACGGGCCAACAGCAATAGCAAAATCAGTTGCCAAGCTTGACCACAGCCGGATTGGTAACGGCATTATCCTTAACTGGAAATTCAGCCCCGGCGCTGTGTCAGGTGAAACAGGCAGGGATAATCTCATTGCCCTTATGGATGTCTATTTTGACTGTAAAGGGATGCAAAGCCAGTTTAATATCATAGGCAGGGATGTTATGATCTGTGCTCAAAAACAACCTGAACAGTACAAGGACCTTCTAGTGCGCATAGCAGGTTACAGCGCCTATTTTGTTGAATTGAGCGAGGAGCTGCAGGGCGACCTGATAAGCCGAACAGAGCTCTCTTTTGACTGA
- a CDS encoding formate C-acetyltransferase/glycerol dehydratase family glycyl radical enzyme → MVASKEFDNTYKAAEKIAPQAVEPFDKEWGVGISGNTPEPSPFPRINRILKNTAKTTNGFVPPERALLVTEAIKKNPGASQVTKCAEGMANLLRNTPIYIYDDELIVGGLGCEKKGAPVFPEFGLNWVVDEMRDGLMDYSPERTHDYFSFTKEAYEKLESIRDFWNGKTIEDYANSLLTDDELKGSHAGKGVFFADAYMFCGAGHLGLSYERLFKIGYKGIRQMIVDALKDVDKTSPDGLKKYTFLKAELLVNEAATDHIKRYATLAWEKAKSTSDETRKKELIQMHENLLWISENPPRTFWEAIQLVHIANCMIHMECNGHSISYGRFDQYMYPLFKKDIKEGTATREFCQELIENFFIKIWDLNKLRSHVLIKTFGNGGVGGQCLTLGGLDRDGKDATNELTFMGIDAHTHIRIPTPWLAVRMHAGTPWELKVKVANAIRLGTGEPKIFNDDVAIPSMLSSYTDIKDARDYQVVGCVEPDATGKSYGWKDCGHMNMAKVLELAMNNGRCIDCGPQCMRWEKCGAIGERLGLETGSLEDFKTFEEVLNAYDRQMEYWCDRQIAVLNAVDLAHQALKPLPYLSSVMEGCIENGRDITRGGVKYNFSGPQCVGIGTTGDGLSTIKQLVFDEKRVTGKELLDAIRNNWEGYESLYAYVNSDKVHHYGNDDDYADELTKFAMDTWCKHIEKRPNTRGGFYQPGAYSVTVNVAFGLMQWASFEGRKAFEPLSDCMGAVHTRFASHDISGPTAICRSVTKLDHARATNGTLLNWKFSPSSLTGTTGRDSFIALMDEYIQRKGMHSQFSVVNQETLIEAQKHPDEYRDLLIRVAGYSAYFVELSKELQDDIIGRTVLSFD, encoded by the coding sequence ATGGTAGCAAGCAAAGAGTTTGATAACACATACAAGGCAGCAGAAAAAATAGCGCCGCAGGCTGTTGAGCCCTTTGACAAAGAATGGGGAGTGGGTATATCGGGTAACACGCCTGAACCCTCGCCGTTTCCACGAATTAACAGGATATTAAAAAATACCGCAAAAACAACCAACGGCTTTGTCCCGCCAGAAAGGGCGCTCCTTGTTACCGAGGCCATTAAAAAGAACCCCGGAGCCTCCCAGGTAACAAAATGTGCTGAAGGCATGGCAAACCTGTTAAGAAACACCCCGATTTATATTTATGATGATGAACTTATAGTGGGGGGCCTGGGTTGTGAGAAAAAAGGGGCGCCTGTTTTTCCTGAGTTTGGTCTAAACTGGGTAGTAGATGAGATGCGTGACGGGCTTATGGACTATAGCCCTGAGCGCACCCATGATTATTTCAGTTTTACAAAAGAAGCATATGAAAAGCTTGAGTCCATCAGGGATTTCTGGAATGGTAAAACCATTGAAGACTATGCAAATTCGCTCCTTACTGATGATGAATTAAAGGGGTCGCATGCGGGCAAAGGGGTATTTTTTGCAGATGCCTATATGTTCTGCGGGGCAGGGCACCTTGGTCTTTCATATGAAAGGCTGTTTAAGATCGGTTACAAAGGTATAAGGCAGATGATAGTTGACGCCTTAAAGGATGTTGATAAAACCTCACCTGACGGACTTAAAAAATATACCTTCCTGAAGGCAGAGCTCCTTGTAAACGAAGCTGCTACAGATCACATAAAACGATACGCCACCCTTGCCTGGGAAAAGGCCAAAAGCACATCTGATGAGACCAGGAAAAAAGAGCTCATACAGATGCATGAAAACCTGCTCTGGATATCTGAAAACCCTCCCCGGACCTTCTGGGAGGCAATCCAGCTTGTGCATATTGCAAACTGCATGATACACATGGAATGTAACGGCCACTCTATTTCATACGGCCGGTTTGACCAGTACATGTATCCATTATTTAAGAAGGATATAAAAGAGGGTACTGCAACCCGTGAATTCTGCCAGGAGTTGATAGAGAATTTCTTCATTAAGATATGGGACCTGAACAAACTTAGGAGCCATGTGCTCATTAAAACATTCGGTAACGGCGGGGTAGGGGGCCAGTGCCTGACCCTTGGAGGCCTAGACAGGGACGGAAAGGATGCCACCAATGAGCTTACCTTTATGGGCATAGATGCACATACCCATATCAGGATACCAACCCCGTGGCTTGCTGTAAGGATGCATGCAGGCACACCTTGGGAACTCAAGGTAAAGGTGGCAAATGCCATACGCCTTGGAACTGGTGAACCAAAGATATTTAATGACGATGTTGCTATACCATCGATGCTTTCATCATATACAGATATAAAGGATGCGCGAGACTATCAGGTGGTAGGGTGCGTTGAGCCTGATGCAACCGGTAAATCATACGGCTGGAAGGATTGCGGTCACATGAACATGGCAAAGGTGCTTGAGCTTGCAATGAATAACGGCAGGTGCATAGACTGCGGCCCTCAGTGCATGAGATGGGAAAAATGCGGCGCAATAGGTGAAAGGCTCGGCCTTGAGACCGGCAGCCTTGAGGATTTTAAGACATTTGAAGAGGTACTTAATGCCTATGACAGGCAGATGGAATACTGGTGTGACCGCCAGATCGCGGTATTAAATGCAGTTGATCTTGCGCATCAGGCATTAAAACCCCTGCCCTATCTCTCTTCTGTTATGGAAGGCTGTATTGAAAATGGCAGGGATATAACCCGGGGTGGCGTTAAATATAATTTCAGCGGGCCACAGTGTGTGGGTATAGGCACTACCGGTGATGGGCTTTCAACCATCAAACAGCTTGTATTTGATGAAAAGAGGGTGACAGGTAAGGAGTTGCTTGATGCAATCCGCAACAACTGGGAAGGGTATGAATCACTCTATGCATATGTGAACAGTGATAAGGTGCATCACTATGGCAATGACGATGACTATGCTGATGAACTAACCAAGTTTGCAATGGACACATGGTGCAAACACATAGAAAAACGGCCCAATACAAGGGGCGGGTTCTATCAGCCGGGGGCATATTCTGTTACTGTAAACGTTGCGTTCGGGCTTATGCAGTGGGCATCATTTGAAGGCAGAAAGGCATTTGAACCCCTCTCTGACTGCATGGGGGCAGTTCACACCCGCTTTGCCTCCCACGATATATCAGGCCCAACCGCAATATGCCGTTCAGTTACAAAGCTTGATCATGCGAGGGCTACAAACGGGACACTACTTAACTGGAAATTTTCACCATCATCCCTTACCGGCACTACCGGTCGTGACAGCTTTATTGCTTTAATGGATGAATATATTCAGCGCAAGGGCATGCACAGCCAGTTCAGCGTTGTAAATCAGGAGACCCTGATTGAGGCCCAGAAACATCCGGATGAATACAGGGACCTCCTTATCAGGGTGGCTGGCTACAGCGCCTATTTTGTAGAGCTGTCAAAGGAGCTTCAGGATGATATTATCGGAAGGACAGTGCTCTCCTTTGACTGA
- a CDS encoding glycyl-radical enzyme activating protein codes for MKLTKDGEPYGLITNIQRYTIHDGPGIRTEIFFKGCPLRCLWCSNPEGLSPSREIGVYPAKCIGNSKCSFCIKACPEKENSPIRTCDDHLLKVDENAECAECFKCADECPANAIMIWGKRYTIPELVKIILKDRNFYLKTGGGVTLSGGEVMLQWEFAKLLLKECNANSINTCIESSLHCAREHMEQVYEYTDLIITDIKHMDTSKHREYTGVGNELILSNIKRTVELKKPVVLRIPVIPDHNNSEENIRATAEFIKNELNNNILQLQLLPYRKMGTEKYESLCIPYPMDDFIPPERAAWEKNLLDLTEILKKYGIPAVAGSTSKMIRA; via the coding sequence ATGAAACTTACAAAAGATGGTGAACCATACGGTCTCATCACCAACATACAGAGATACACAATTCATGACGGCCCTGGAATAAGAACAGAGATCTTCTTCAAGGGCTGTCCCTTAAGGTGCCTGTGGTGCAGCAACCCCGAAGGATTATCTCCATCTCGAGAGATTGGCGTGTATCCTGCCAAATGCATTGGTAACAGCAAGTGCTCATTTTGTATCAAGGCCTGCCCTGAAAAAGAGAATAGCCCTATCAGGACATGTGACGATCACCTCCTTAAAGTGGATGAAAACGCTGAATGCGCAGAGTGTTTTAAATGTGCTGATGAATGCCCTGCGAATGCAATAATGATCTGGGGCAAAAGATATACCATCCCTGAGCTTGTTAAGATCATCCTGAAAGACCGCAATTTTTATCTCAAGACAGGCGGAGGTGTTACCCTTTCCGGGGGAGAGGTAATGCTTCAGTGGGAGTTTGCAAAACTACTCTTGAAGGAATGCAATGCAAACTCAATAAACACCTGTATAGAATCCTCGCTGCACTGTGCAAGAGAACATATGGAACAGGTATATGAATATACTGACCTTATAATTACCGATATTAAACATATGGATACCAGTAAGCACAGAGAATACACAGGTGTTGGTAATGAACTGATCCTTAGCAATATTAAGAGGACAGTTGAGTTAAAGAAACCAGTGGTTCTAAGGATACCTGTTATCCCGGATCATAACAACAGTGAAGAGAATATCCGGGCAACGGCTGAATTTATTAAGAATGAGCTCAATAATAATATCCTGCAACTCCAGCTTTTACCATACAGGAAGATGGGTACAGAAAAATATGAGTCCTTATGCATTCCATACCCAATGGATGATTTTATCCCGCCTGAAAGGGCCGCGTGGGAAAAAAACCTTCTTGATCTTACTGAGATATTGAAAAAATA